A genomic window from Prochlorococcus sp. RS04 includes:
- a CDS encoding TolC family protein yields the protein MLRRVINPFLLLPLTLSMNTFNILSSETKNYIDNVLEEKSNTTFVDYQEIEKLVLNNQELKSLQNLVASASFNLSSQIAKRYPSLNFQANGIPKYVAGKNYSSSSATLKTSQFTANPSLNIKWDVIAPLRGYEIKIAKTNYKIAENNYEIKKKDLIQEARIRYHKYKKSYEDIQNKKFTLDLSITSLENAKAKLDAGIGTKFEVLEAEAQFSRDQQSLNEKKIEHEINKISLKEILNVKGDFETNKEQNLIGFWNHKLNKNINEGLDKNLSLKNLILQKSIKKSQAESFLAQNKPNIYISNSLSSTFSKGDSLATNIDSEKSGSNYTNTISLNFAWSIFDGGQNKNSYKSKIADAEAEKYTYENLKNVLTTNISKAYLNLKLNEEKIISSLKEIESSKESVRLSRLRYDVGISTLKDVLIRQSELSNAKSKNINAIYNYNLNIDELERLTFLAKSNNCLDRNNTKIKDTESICNI from the coding sequence ATGCTTAGAAGAGTAATAAATCCTTTCTTATTATTGCCGCTTACATTAAGTATGAATACCTTTAATATTCTATCGAGCGAAACAAAAAATTACATTGATAATGTTTTAGAAGAAAAATCAAATACTACTTTTGTTGATTATCAAGAAATAGAAAAACTTGTATTAAATAATCAAGAATTAAAATCATTACAAAACTTAGTAGCCTCTGCAAGCTTTAATCTTTCCAGTCAAATTGCCAAAAGATACCCATCCTTAAATTTTCAAGCCAATGGGATACCAAAATATGTCGCAGGTAAAAATTACAGTAGCAGTTCAGCTACTTTAAAAACATCACAATTTACGGCTAATCCCTCCCTGAATATTAAATGGGATGTAATTGCCCCGCTAAGAGGATATGAAATTAAAATTGCCAAAACAAATTACAAAATTGCAGAAAATAATTATGAGATTAAGAAAAAAGATTTAATTCAAGAAGCAAGAATCAGATATCACAAATACAAAAAATCATATGAAGATATTCAAAATAAAAAATTCACACTTGATTTATCTATTACAAGTTTAGAAAATGCTAAAGCGAAGCTAGATGCTGGAATTGGTACAAAATTTGAAGTTCTTGAAGCAGAAGCTCAATTCTCTCGAGATCAACAATCACTTAATGAAAAGAAAATTGAACATGAAATTAATAAAATTTCTCTTAAAGAAATTCTTAATGTTAAGGGAGATTTCGAAACTAATAAAGAGCAAAACCTTATAGGGTTTTGGAATCATAAATTGAATAAAAATATTAATGAAGGTTTGGATAAAAATCTTTCCTTAAAAAATCTTATTCTTCAAAAATCAATCAAAAAGAGCCAAGCAGAGAGCTTTTTAGCTCAAAATAAGCCAAATATCTATATCAGTAATTCATTATCTAGTACATTTTCAAAGGGTGACTCTTTAGCAACTAATATCGACTCTGAAAAATCTGGATCTAATTATACAAATACCATAAGTCTAAATTTTGCATGGAGTATTTTTGATGGCGGACAAAATAAGAACTCTTACAAATCAAAAATAGCAGATGCAGAAGCCGAAAAATATACTTATGAAAATCTAAAAAATGTTTTAACAACAAATATTAGTAAAGCTTATTTAAATCTTAAATTAAATGAAGAAAAAATAATCTCTTCTCTCAAAGAAATTGAATCTAGCAAAGAGTCTGTAAGGCTTTCCAGACTTAGATATGATGTTGGAATATCAACTCTAAAAGATGTTCTTATTAGGCAAAGTGAATTAAGTAATGCGAAATCAAAAAATATTAATGCAATATATAATTACAATCTGAATATAGATGAATTAGAAAGATTAACTTTCCTTGCTAAAAGTAATAATTGTTTAGATAGGAATAATACTAAAATTAAGGATACAGAGTCTATTTGCAATATATAA
- a CDS encoding inositol monophosphatase family protein — protein MNPPNLTNKQLSELDSLFELVSQRQTKDFGNISASNKADGSLLTSCDLWSDKTIVDGLASIAPGEGVLSEEGQKLIPNSKAYWVVDPLDGTTNFAAGIPYWSISVARFVDGKPQSSFLIIPTLKKKFVSIKGEGVWLNNQRIDPRQNNRQSECISLCSRSIKILQKKPNSVFPGKIRLLGVSSLNLTSVAMGQTFGAIESTPKIWDIAAAWLLLEELNCSIKWLETDPLNLVSGEDLSNVNFPLIACRSIEKFEILKPWGNLLLEK, from the coding sequence ATGAATCCACCAAATTTAACCAATAAGCAACTAAGTGAATTAGATTCTTTATTTGAATTGGTTAGTCAACGTCAAACAAAAGATTTTGGAAATATTAGTGCCAGCAATAAAGCAGATGGATCATTATTAACAAGTTGTGATTTATGGAGTGACAAAACAATCGTAGATGGCTTAGCTTCAATAGCTCCAGGTGAGGGCGTCCTTAGTGAAGAAGGGCAAAAGTTAATTCCAAATTCAAAAGCTTACTGGGTGGTCGATCCACTCGATGGGACAACAAATTTTGCTGCCGGTATTCCTTACTGGTCTATATCTGTAGCAAGGTTCGTTGATGGTAAACCACAATCTTCTTTTTTAATAATTCCTACATTGAAAAAAAAGTTTGTATCCATAAAAGGTGAAGGGGTTTGGTTGAATAACCAGCGAATAGATCCTAGACAAAATAATCGTCAAAGTGAGTGCATTTCATTATGTAGTAGATCAATAAAAATTTTACAAAAAAAACCAAATTCAGTATTTCCAGGCAAAATCAGACTCTTAGGTGTATCGAGTTTAAATCTTACGAGTGTAGCAATGGGACAAACTTTCGGAGCAATTGAATCAACCCCTAAGATATGGGATATTGCAGCAGCCTGGCTGCTATTAGAAGAACTCAACTGTTCTATAAAGTGGTTAGAAACAGATCCTTTAAATTTAGTGTCTGGAGAAGACTTGAGCAATGTTAATTTTCCATTAATTGCGTGTAGATCTATAGAAAAATTTGAAATTTTAAAGCCATGGGGCAATTTATTATTAGAAAAATAG
- a CDS encoding YihY/virulence factor BrkB family protein — protein MQRSSTWILKSLWGACERWNKSDCVDLSAAFAYYTLQSFFPILLISLSIASWFLGKQEGLDQQIIAIAAQLLPPSVVELVETTLFNLIDQGFGAGILGAMFLLFTAGNAYLSLQRGSDRLWEDEIPSKKVNAAWRVQASKFLRNRVEAFLIVFFIGFLMVLDQISANLRMIPSNVLENLSKSNNLISDLLLKLPLLQVGQFAIPLIGFSLMALLLQALLPSRKVPLKPLLPGSFLIGIGLTTLNLAVSKSILSLGARFQAYGFIGGFLVLTLWVWLLGVILYFGQCWSVVIANMTLVNKKRNHR, from the coding sequence ATGCAGAGAAGTTCAACATGGATACTGAAAAGTTTATGGGGAGCTTGTGAGCGATGGAACAAATCTGATTGTGTTGATTTAAGCGCTGCATTTGCATACTACACACTTCAATCATTTTTTCCCATCCTTCTAATTTCTCTTTCAATAGCTTCATGGTTCCTAGGAAAACAAGAAGGATTAGATCAACAAATAATTGCCATTGCTGCTCAACTTTTACCTCCTTCAGTAGTTGAATTAGTAGAGACAACATTATTTAATTTGATAGATCAAGGTTTTGGAGCAGGAATTCTTGGGGCTATGTTTTTGCTATTTACAGCAGGAAATGCATATCTATCTCTTCAAAGAGGTTCGGATAGGCTCTGGGAGGACGAAATTCCTTCTAAAAAAGTTAATGCTGCTTGGAGAGTGCAAGCTTCGAAGTTTCTCCGAAATAGAGTTGAAGCCTTTTTGATAGTATTCTTTATTGGTTTTTTAATGGTACTAGATCAAATTAGTGCAAATCTTAGGATGATCCCAAGTAACGTTTTAGAAAATCTTTCAAAATCTAATAATCTAATTTCCGATTTACTATTAAAGTTGCCGTTATTACAAGTTGGTCAGTTTGCAATACCACTAATTGGCTTTTCCTTAATGGCTCTTTTATTACAAGCACTTTTACCCAGTAGAAAAGTACCATTGAAACCACTTTTGCCTGGATCTTTTCTTATTGGAATTGGCCTAACTACTTTGAACCTAGCAGTAAGTAAAAGTATTCTCTCACTTGGAGCAAGATTTCAAGCATACGGTTTTATTGGAGGTTTTCTTGTACTTACTTTGTGGGTATGGCTATTAGGAGTGATTTTATATTTTGGACAATGTTGGAGCGTAGTAATTGCTAATATGACTTTAGTAAATAAAAAAAGAAATCATAGATAA
- a CDS encoding high light inducible protein, translating into MNNDNQPRFGFVNFAETWNGRMAMMGILIGLGTELITGQSILRQIGIG; encoded by the coding sequence ATGAATAATGACAATCAACCAAGATTTGGCTTTGTAAATTTTGCAGAAACCTGGAATGGCCGTATGGCTATGATGGGGATTTTGATTGGTCTTGGTACTGAATTAATTACTGGACAAAGTATTCTTAGACAAATTGGAATTGGTTAA
- a CDS encoding DUF2973 domain-containing protein translates to MTILFPIIYSAALTYLVWKAFKVMSNGWGISDNNNKRFSTSSLKQKKYTIHPELLDKSGNITEEELLTVRFSNDNDSTLEEKGSTTD, encoded by the coding sequence ATGACTATTTTATTTCCAATTATATATTCTGCGGCCTTAACTTATTTAGTTTGGAAAGCTTTTAAAGTGATGTCTAATGGCTGGGGTATATCCGATAATAATAATAAACGTTTCAGTACTTCCAGTCTTAAACAAAAAAAGTACACAATACATCCTGAACTTTTAGATAAATCAGGAAACATAACTGAAGAGGAGTTATTAACAGTAAGATTTTCGAACGACAATGACTCCACATTAGAAGAGAAAGGTTCAACAACTGATTAA
- a CDS encoding trypsin-like peptidase domain-containing protein, whose amino-acid sequence MKRYIQKILLVTSLITVGIRYPAKVISQPLSKPKINEVNLYSNKSFITKAVERTGSAVVTIDTQRYVKKRKFPRNSQLFIDPYFERFFGLDLPNDNRPRIEQSQGSGFIFADGLIMTNAHVVNRSDKVIVGLTNGKKFEAKLIGQDFFTDLAVLKIEGKGPWPKAKLGNSAKIKVGDWAIAVGNPFGLENTVTLGIISNLNRNVNQLGIYDKKLELIQTDAAINPGNSGGPLLNSEGEVIGINTLIRSGPGAGLSFAIPINKAKEIAYQLIKNGKVIHPMIGISLIEEKNSESKNNSVKVGYVVPNSPAEKSGIMIEDTIVKVGNKNIETASDVIDQISKNGINKQVNILLKRRNKFIQLKVIPTDITNLEKN is encoded by the coding sequence TTGAAAAGATACATCCAAAAGATATTACTAGTCACTTCATTAATTACAGTAGGCATTAGATATCCTGCAAAAGTAATATCCCAACCATTAAGTAAACCAAAAATTAATGAAGTTAATTTATATTCAAACAAATCTTTTATAACTAAAGCTGTAGAAAGAACCGGTTCAGCTGTGGTGACAATTGATACTCAAAGATATGTTAAAAAAAGAAAATTTCCTAGAAATTCTCAACTATTTATTGACCCATATTTTGAAAGATTTTTTGGGTTAGATTTACCTAATGACAATCGGCCTAGGATAGAGCAAAGCCAAGGGAGTGGATTTATATTTGCAGATGGACTCATAATGACCAATGCTCATGTTGTGAATAGATCAGATAAGGTGATTGTTGGTTTAACCAATGGCAAAAAATTTGAAGCAAAACTAATAGGGCAAGACTTTTTTACTGATTTAGCAGTTCTAAAAATTGAAGGGAAAGGACCTTGGCCAAAAGCAAAATTGGGCAATTCGGCAAAGATTAAAGTTGGAGATTGGGCCATAGCAGTTGGAAATCCATTTGGACTGGAAAACACAGTGACCCTTGGTATTATTAGTAATCTAAATAGAAACGTTAATCAATTAGGAATATATGATAAAAAGCTTGAATTGATACAAACAGACGCTGCTATTAATCCTGGAAATTCTGGAGGACCACTATTGAATAGCGAGGGAGAAGTAATTGGTATTAATACGTTGATAAGATCAGGTCCAGGAGCGGGTTTGAGTTTCGCAATCCCAATTAATAAAGCTAAGGAAATTGCCTATCAACTTATAAAAAATGGAAAAGTAATACATCCCATGATCGGGATTAGCCTAATAGAAGAAAAGAATTCTGAGAGCAAAAATAATTCCGTAAAAGTTGGATATGTAGTACCGAACAGCCCAGCTGAAAAGAGTGGAATCATGATAGAAGATACTATAGTTAAAGTCGGCAATAAAAATATTGAAACAGCATCAGACGTTATAGACCAAATAAGTAAAAACGGTATTAATAAACAAGTAAATATATTATTGAAGCGTAGAAATAAATTTATTCAATTAAAAGTAATACCAACTGATATAACTAATCTAGAAAAAAACTAA
- a CDS encoding ABC-F family ATP-binding cassette domain-containing protein, translated as MIRFEGVSKIYSTDVVLKNISWEIKKGEKVGLVGSNGAGKSTQFKILIGEEEQTSGTIIKEGNPKIAHLKQEFDCNLNFSVRQELESSFKDIQLVAVKLLEIENKMKSLDIKKNSDEFEIFVNQLAKYQAKFEALGGYKMQSDVEKILPKLGFSTEDADKLVGNFSGGWQMKVALGKIILQKPDLLLLDEPTNHLDLETIFWLEEYLSSLKIAVIIISHDRYFLDKLCKKIIFVDRGTSETYNGNYSFFVEQKSLNEESQNKAYQLQQKEIELQKRYIDRFRASATRSSQAKSREKQLKKISKIEAPIAKSKSPVFNFPECPRSGKLVLNIKNLSHSFEDKILFLDINLKISSGEKIAILGPNGCGKSTLLKIIMKKLSPEIGEINLGKHNIITSYYEQNQAEALSLEERVIDLICNKSPEWSQKKVRTFLGGFGFQNETVFKYIKQLSGGEKARLALALMIINPSNFLLLDEPTNHLDLQSKENLELAIKNYKGSLLIISHDRYFISKVANRIIEIKDSKLFSYDGNYEYFLEKTQSQKKI; from the coding sequence GTGATTAGATTTGAAGGTGTAAGCAAAATTTATTCTACAGATGTTGTTTTAAAAAATATTAGTTGGGAGATTAAGAAAGGCGAAAAAGTTGGCTTAGTTGGTTCTAATGGTGCAGGTAAATCAACCCAGTTTAAGATTTTAATTGGAGAGGAAGAGCAAACAAGTGGAACGATCATCAAAGAGGGAAATCCTAAAATTGCCCATTTAAAACAGGAGTTTGATTGTAATTTAAATTTTTCAGTGAGACAGGAATTAGAAAGTTCTTTTAAAGATATACAACTTGTTGCCGTTAAACTTTTAGAAATTGAGAATAAAATGAAATCATTGGATATAAAAAAAAATTCTGATGAATTTGAAATATTTGTAAATCAACTCGCAAAATATCAAGCAAAATTTGAAGCTTTAGGTGGTTATAAAATGCAATCTGATGTAGAAAAAATATTACCAAAATTAGGCTTTTCTACAGAAGATGCTGATAAATTAGTTGGCAATTTCTCAGGTGGTTGGCAGATGAAAGTTGCACTTGGAAAAATAATTTTACAAAAACCTGATTTACTTTTACTGGATGAACCAACTAATCATTTAGATTTAGAAACTATTTTTTGGTTGGAAGAATATCTATCATCGCTTAAGATTGCAGTTATAATAATCAGCCATGATAGATATTTCTTAGATAAATTATGTAAAAAAATAATTTTTGTAGATAGAGGAACATCTGAAACATATAATGGGAACTATTCTTTTTTTGTTGAACAGAAATCTTTAAATGAAGAATCACAAAATAAGGCATATCAATTACAACAAAAAGAAATTGAGTTACAGAAGAGGTATATAGATAGATTTAGAGCTAGTGCAACTAGAAGTTCTCAAGCAAAGAGTAGAGAAAAACAATTAAAAAAGATTTCTAAAATTGAGGCTCCCATAGCAAAATCAAAAAGTCCTGTTTTTAATTTTCCAGAGTGCCCTCGCTCAGGAAAATTAGTTCTAAATATCAAAAATTTGTCTCATAGTTTCGAGGATAAAATTCTTTTTTTAGATATTAATTTAAAGATTTCTTCTGGGGAGAAAATAGCAATATTGGGACCTAATGGCTGCGGCAAATCTACATTGCTTAAAATTATTATGAAAAAATTATCTCCTGAAATTGGAGAAATTAATCTTGGTAAACATAATATAATTACTAGCTATTATGAACAGAATCAGGCTGAAGCACTTTCACTTGAAGAAAGGGTTATTGATTTAATATGTAATAAGTCTCCAGAATGGTCTCAAAAAAAAGTTAGAACATTTTTAGGAGGTTTTGGCTTTCAAAATGAAACTGTTTTTAAATATATTAAACAACTCAGTGGAGGAGAAAAGGCAAGATTAGCATTGGCGCTCATGATAATTAATCCTAGTAATTTTCTTCTTTTGGACGAACCAACTAATCATTTGGATCTGCAATCTAAGGAAAACTTAGAATTAGCAATTAAAAATTATAAAGGTTCATTATTAATCATTTCTCATGATCGGTATTTTATCTCAAAGGTTGCAAATAGAATTATCGAAATTAAAGATTCAAAGTTATTTTCATATGATGGTAATTACGAATATTTTTTAGAAAAAACTCAAAGTCAAAAAAAAATTTGA
- a CDS encoding ribbon-helix-helix domain-containing protein — protein sequence MATRQNSTNGKPKSPRIQVVLPELICEQLTILADNESRTVSNMAKVLIQEGIKKYFEKESKSPLSENNLNTDKFRDELEKQNVRRLKRAPQRIRYYKKSD from the coding sequence ATGGCTACCCGCCAAAACTCAACTAATGGGAAGCCTAAATCCCCCAGAATTCAAGTAGTTCTTCCAGAATTAATATGTGAGCAATTAACTATTTTGGCCGATAATGAATCTAGGACAGTAAGTAATATGGCAAAAGTGTTAATACAAGAGGGTATAAAAAAATATTTCGAAAAAGAAAGTAAATCACCGCTTTCAGAAAATAATTTAAATACTGATAAATTTAGAGATGAACTTGAAAAACAAAACGTCAGAAGATTAAAAAGAGCTCCTCAAAGGATTAGATACTATAAAAAATCTGATTAA
- a CDS encoding potassium channel family protein: MADWWQWSQKRENEALTFAVVGVGRFGTAVCRELISNGADVLAADYSEKAIDDLRQLEPSIEARVVDCTDEESMKESGILEMNTVVVGISEPIEASITTTLIAKDSEGSKVKRVIARATSDLHEKMLKRVGADKVVFPSRMQGERLGLELVRPNLIERLELDNQTGIDEITVPEEFIGRSLRDLNLRKNYLVNVLAAGPAEELTVNPPAKYILERGNILVVMGKTVDLQKLPQN, encoded by the coding sequence ATGGCTGATTGGTGGCAGTGGTCTCAAAAGAGAGAAAATGAAGCACTCACTTTTGCAGTTGTCGGCGTTGGAAGATTTGGAACCGCAGTTTGCAGAGAACTTATTAGTAATGGTGCAGATGTTTTGGCTGCAGATTATTCGGAAAAAGCTATTGACGATTTAAGACAATTAGAACCTTCGATAGAAGCGAGAGTTGTAGATTGTACTGATGAAGAGTCTATGAAGGAATCGGGAATTCTTGAAATGAATACTGTTGTTGTGGGTATTAGTGAACCCATTGAAGCAAGTATAACTACTACTCTTATTGCTAAGGATAGTGAAGGTAGCAAAGTGAAAAGAGTAATAGCGAGAGCTACCAGTGACTTGCACGAAAAAATGTTAAAAAGAGTAGGTGCAGATAAAGTTGTTTTCCCATCTAGGATGCAAGGAGAAAGATTAGGTTTAGAACTAGTAAGACCAAACCTAATCGAAAGATTGGAACTAGATAATCAAACTGGTATAGATGAAATAACAGTTCCAGAGGAATTTATTGGAAGATCTTTAAGAGATTTAAATTTGAGGAAAAATTATTTAGTAAATGTTCTTGCTGCAGGACCTGCTGAAGAGTTAACAGTTAATCCTCCAGCAAAATATATTTTGGAAAGAGGAAATATTTTGGTAGTCATGGGTAAAACTGTAGATTTACAGAAATTGCCTCAAAATTAA
- a CDS encoding potassium transporter TrkG gives MKFSSKVYKLKDAYKKLSVPQFTIVTGLFIICLGTLILSSPLCSSSKVGLWEAFFTSTSAITVTGLTIIDIGVDLNFFGQVFLAFMLLSGGLGLMAITTFLQGFVVKGTKLRTRLDKGKTLDEFGVGGIGRTFQSIAITAISIISLGAIVLYSFGFVDIQNNWERLWSSIFHSISAYNNAGFSLMSNSLQDYRTNYLVNSVFVFLIVMGGLGWRVIDDIWSHKKNLSYRKLSLHSRLVIRTSLSLILFGSLGFFITESLLNSQFFNDLNLFERLMSSIFETVSARTAGFTNFPISLNSISDTGLLLLMTLMFIGASTGGTGGGIKTTTFIALMAATRSTLRGQKDVIISNRLISDKVILKAVGITVGSLLFVLLMAMLLSTTNTFVKKESFTFLEILFTCISAFATVGFDIGLTAKLNHFGQFILIVGMFVGRLGILLLLSALWQALYKSRIDRQKRIGYPRADLYV, from the coding sequence GTGAAATTCTCAAGTAAAGTTTATAAGTTAAAAGATGCTTACAAAAAGCTATCTGTACCTCAGTTTACTATTGTTACAGGTTTATTTATTATTTGTCTTGGAACTTTAATTTTGAGTTCTCCATTATGTTCATCTTCAAAGGTTGGTTTGTGGGAAGCATTTTTTACATCAACTTCTGCTATAACCGTTACCGGCTTAACCATAATAGATATTGGTGTTGATTTAAATTTCTTTGGCCAAGTTTTCTTAGCTTTTATGCTTTTATCAGGTGGTCTAGGATTAATGGCCATTACAACATTTTTACAAGGGTTTGTTGTAAAGGGGACAAAACTCAGAACGAGATTAGACAAAGGAAAGACTTTAGATGAATTTGGAGTTGGAGGAATTGGTCGAACTTTTCAAAGCATTGCTATTACGGCGATTAGTATCATATCCTTGGGCGCAATTGTCTTATATTCTTTTGGATTTGTAGATATTCAAAATAATTGGGAAAGACTATGGTCCTCGATTTTTCATAGTATTTCTGCATATAACAATGCAGGATTTTCTTTAATGTCAAATAGTCTTCAAGACTATAGAACCAATTATTTGGTGAATAGTGTTTTTGTTTTTCTCATTGTTATGGGTGGATTGGGCTGGCGGGTTATTGATGATATTTGGAGTCATAAAAAAAATCTTTCTTATAGGAAATTAAGCCTTCATTCCAGACTGGTTATTAGGACAAGTTTGTCTCTAATATTGTTTGGATCACTAGGATTCTTTATCACTGAATCATTGCTAAATAGTCAATTTTTTAATGATTTAAATCTGTTTGAACGGTTAATGTCATCTATCTTCGAAACAGTAAGTGCAAGAACTGCAGGCTTTACAAATTTTCCGATTTCTTTGAACTCTATATCAGATACGGGCCTCTTATTATTAATGACACTTATGTTTATTGGAGCAAGTACCGGAGGTACTGGTGGAGGAATAAAAACAACTACATTTATTGCTTTAATGGCTGCAACTAGATCAACTTTAAGAGGTCAGAAAGATGTAATTATTAGCAATAGATTAATTTCAGATAAAGTTATTCTAAAAGCAGTTGGAATAACAGTTGGATCTTTGCTTTTTGTTCTTTTAATGGCAATGTTACTTAGTACAACTAATACTTTTGTTAAAAAAGAATCCTTTACATTTCTAGAAATTCTGTTCACTTGCATATCTGCATTTGCAACAGTTGGTTTTGATATTGGTTTAACTGCAAAATTAAATCATTTTGGTCAATTTATTCTTATTGTGGGTATGTTTGTGGGCAGACTTGGGATCCTTTTGCTTTTAAGTGCACTTTGGCAGGCTCTTTATAAGAGTAGAATAGATAGACAAAAGAGAATTGGCTATCCTAGGGCTGATCTATATGTTTAG
- a CDS encoding SLC13 family permease, giving the protein MNLIAVIINNFDAFLTVVVLIMSIILFIKNTIAPELTGLLCVGIFIATGVLSPEKALAGFGSPSLITLMGLFAVSSALFKSGALDRVRELISSERIRTPRKLISLIAFLIAPISGIVPNTPVVASLLPLIESWCERRNISPSKVLLPLSFATLLGGTLTLLGSSVNLLVSDISQQLGYGALELFSLTSIGIPVWLIGTTYMILVSDMLLPDRGREKEFVKNGDMNIYFTEVTIPSTSELVGQSVRNSRLQRRFDVDVLELQRNGKVILPPLADRKIEPDDRLIIRVTRADLFRLQQEHTILLGENKTSFDAANVFSDDEGTKTFEALLPAGSTLAGASLRELRFRQRHNATVLALRRGQQTVQERLGQAVLRAGDVLLLQAPLDSIRGLQASNDLLVLDQFEDDLPFLIKKPISIAIAIGMVVLPSVSNIPLVGSVLLAVIAMVACGCLRPAEIQKSIRLDVILLLGSLSCFSVAMQVTGLADLIAVNLNFALNGMPLYFALVLIFVSTVILTQFISNAASVALILPVAIEFSNVLGISPSALIMLVLFGASQSFLTPMGYQTNLMVYGPGRYRFFDIAKYGAGLTLIMSFTVPALIILNYG; this is encoded by the coding sequence ATGAATTTAATTGCAGTAATTATTAATAATTTTGATGCGTTTTTAACGGTAGTTGTTTTAATAATGTCTATAATTTTATTTATAAAAAATACTATTGCGCCAGAATTGACTGGTTTGTTATGTGTTGGAATATTCATAGCTACAGGTGTCCTTTCTCCTGAAAAAGCTTTAGCTGGATTTGGTAGCCCTTCCTTAATTACTCTTATGGGTTTATTCGCAGTTTCTTCTGCATTATTTAAAAGTGGTGCTTTAGACAGAGTAAGAGAATTGATTTCTTCTGAAAGAATAAGAACTCCTAGGAAATTAATTTCTTTAATAGCTTTTTTGATTGCTCCAATATCTGGAATTGTGCCTAATACACCAGTAGTGGCATCTTTGTTACCTTTAATTGAAAGTTGGTGCGAGCGAAGAAATATATCCCCATCAAAAGTTTTATTACCTCTTTCTTTTGCTACTTTACTCGGTGGAACTCTGACATTATTAGGCAGCTCAGTAAATCTTCTTGTAAGTGATATTAGTCAACAATTAGGTTATGGAGCTTTGGAATTATTTAGTTTGACTTCAATAGGAATTCCTGTGTGGCTTATAGGTACAACCTATATGATTCTAGTTTCTGACATGCTTTTGCCTGATAGAGGAAGAGAGAAGGAGTTTGTTAAAAATGGTGATATGAATATATATTTTACTGAAGTTACTATTCCCTCTACTTCAGAATTAGTTGGACAATCTGTCAGAAATAGTAGATTGCAAAGACGATTTGACGTTGATGTTCTGGAATTGCAACGAAATGGAAAAGTTATTCTTCCTCCTTTGGCTGATAGAAAGATTGAGCCGGATGATAGATTAATAATCCGAGTTACAAGAGCTGACTTATTTAGATTGCAGCAGGAACATACCATTTTGTTAGGAGAAAACAAAACTTCTTTCGATGCAGCTAATGTTTTCTCAGATGATGAAGGTACTAAGACCTTTGAAGCCCTGTTGCCAGCTGGTTCAACTCTAGCGGGTGCAAGTTTGAGAGAATTAAGATTTAGGCAGCGTCATAATGCAACGGTTTTAGCATTAAGAAGAGGTCAACAAACTGTTCAGGAGAGATTAGGTCAAGCTGTTTTAAGGGCTGGAGATGTTTTATTATTGCAAGCACCGTTAGATTCAATAAGAGGTTTGCAAGCTAGTAATGATTTACTTGTTTTAGATCAATTCGAAGATGACTTACCTTTTTTGATAAAAAAACCTATATCAATTGCAATTGCAATAGGAATGGTAGTTTTGCCTTCGGTTTCTAATATTCCATTAGTAGGTTCAGTTCTTTTAGCAGTAATTGCTATGGTTGCTTGTGGATGTTTAAGACCTGCAGAGATTCAAAAATCAATTAGGTTAGACGTCATTTTATTGTTGGGGTCCTTATCATGTTTTAGTGTGGCTATGCAAGTAACAGGATTAGCAGATTTAATTGCTGTCAATCTAAATTTTGCCCTTAATGGAATGCCTCTGTATTTTGCACTAGTCCTAATTTTTGTATCGACAGTTATTCTTACACAATTTATAAGTAATGCTGCTTCGGTGGCTTTGATTTTGCCTGTTGCTATTGAATTCTCAAATGTTTTAGGGATTTCACCAAGTGCTTTAATAATGCTTGTTTTATTTGGTGCTAGTCAATCTTTCTTGACTCCAATGGGTTATCAAACAAATTTAATGGTTTATGGTCCTGGAAGATATAGGTTTTTTGATATCGCAAAATACGGAGCTGGATTAACACTTATAATGTCTTTTACAGTACCGGCATTGATAATTTTAAATTACGGGTAA